CCCAAAGTAAACCAATTTTAGCCTTTGAGAATACTAAATCTTATGAAGCGAACCAAGAGATATATCAGACTGATCAAGTTTCAGAAATGATAGAGAGAATAAGAGAGTTAAATAGATGAGAAAAAACATTGTGCGAGGTGATGCACTAATCTTAACTGTAAGTGATCAGATTGAGCAGTTAGATTATCTCCTAGAAAACTTACCAGATATTTGTTTTCATATTGCCGCTCCTGTACAGTTTTCTGAAAAGATAAGAGTACTGGAGTCTAAATATAATGTCCGTCTCATGACAGTTACAACTGATCAGCAAATTGATTTTCTAGTGAGTATGTGCGACATCCTATTAGATATCAATCATTTTCAAGAAGTTGATTCTATTGTTTCTAAATTTGTGCAGGCTGGTAAAATGGTCTTGGCTTTTGACAATACAGTCCATGGAAATCAAGGACAGGAAGTTTTTGAAGCAAATAGACCTGATGGATTGGTTAGTAGGATTCGTGATAGTATAAATTCAATCCAAGTGGGAGTGAATAATCAAGAAAATATCATCCAAGATGGAAATTGGAATGTATTTCAAATTGATAGTAAAGCTAGTCTAATTGTGGGAAGCAATGTCATTTGTAGAAATTTTGAGAATTTCCATGTTTCTTCAGGGAAGTTAATACTAAATGATGGTGTCTTCATCAATAATTCTTGTAGTTTTAACTGTATGGAAAGAATCGAAATCGGAAACGGAACAATGATGGGGGAAGGAGTTCGTTTTTACGACCACGACCATGTTTATACTGCTGAAAAAATTGAAAAATGGCAGTGGACCACAGCGCCAATAAGAGTTGGAAGAGATTGCTGGATAGGAAGTAATGTCACGATTTTAAAAGGAGTGACTATTGGGGATGATACCGTTATTGGAGCAGGCTGTCTTATTCGCAATGATGTTCCAGCAAATAGTGTGGTTTATCAAGATAGAAATCTTATTATAAGAGAGCGTAATTAAGAAAAATAAATATTTAAGGTAATAAATAAATGAGGAATGAATTAATCAGTATTATCGTACCGATTTACAATGTAGAAAATTATTTACGGCAGTGTTTAGATAGTATTATGAGTCAGACTTATCAAAATTTTGAGTGTTTACTAATAAATGATGGGTCGCCAGATAATTCTGCTGATATTTGTAGAGAGTATGTCGAGAAGGATTCTCGTTTTCGTTATTTTGAAAAAGAAAATGGCGGAGTTTCTTCAGCTCGTAATCTAGGTATCGAATGTTCAAAAGGGCAATACATCACCTTTATTGATTCGGATGATTGGGTGGATTCTGATTATTTAGAAGTCCTTTACAATGCACTTATAGATGAGAATGCAGATATATCAGTTTCTACATATAAGAGATTTGAAATGGGAGACAATTGTTGGTATATACATTCATTTCAAAGAGGTTACGATAAAAAAGTATTTACAAATAAAAAGTTAATGGATGAGTTATTGTCTTTAGATGGTTTTGATAATTCTTATCGTTTTGTTAGTGGTAAATTGGTTCATAAAAACATGCTAGAAAATATTGCTTTTAATGTAGCCACTCCATATGGGGAGGATATGGAATTTTGGTTTAAAATATATATGGTATCTGATAGAGTTGTTTATGTTAATAAGGAAACATATAATTATCGGACAGATGAGAGAATTTCAAAACATTTTACTTTAGATGCTGTTAGAAGTGATATCCAGCAACGCTTGAACTTTATCGC
Above is a genomic segment from Streptococcus sp. SN-1 containing:
- a CDS encoding DapH/DapD/GlmU-related protein is translated as MRKNIVRGDALILTVSDQIEQLDYLLENLPDICFHIAAPVQFSEKIRVLESKYNVRLMTVTTDQQIDFLVSMCDILLDINHFQEVDSIVSKFVQAGKMVLAFDNTVHGNQGQEVFEANRPDGLVSRIRDSINSIQVGVNNQENIIQDGNWNVFQIDSKASLIVGSNVICRNFENFHVSSGKLILNDGVFINNSCSFNCMERIEIGNGTMMGEGVRFYDHDHVYTAEKIEKWQWTTAPIRVGRDCWIGSNVTILKGVTIGDDTVIGAGCLIRNDVPANSVVYQDRNLIIRERN
- a CDS encoding glycosyltransferase family 2 protein, whose protein sequence is MRNELISIIVPIYNVENYLRQCLDSIMSQTYQNFECLLINDGSPDNSADICREYVEKDSRFRYFEKENGGVSSARNLGIECSKGQYITFIDSDDWVDSDYLEVLYNALIDENADISVSTYKRFEMGDNCWYIHSFQRGYDKKVFTNKKLMDELLSLDGFDNSYRFVSGKLVHKNMLENIAFNVATPYGEDMEFWFKIYMVSDRVVYVNKETYNYRTDERISKHFTLDAVRSDIQQRLNFIALLSSRGKDTQGYVDECLKKLHEKKKWLNNVELDSTETMRWINETIFLLQGTN